The following are encoded in a window of Danio aesculapii chromosome 12, fDanAes4.1, whole genome shotgun sequence genomic DNA:
- the socs3b gene encoding suppressor of cytokine signaling 3b, translated as MVTHSRLDSAMSSSPFEGGVRLPPHRYKTFSSREQYQMVLTAVRKLQESGFYWSTVSGKEASTLLSSEPPGTFLVRDSSDHHHFFTLSVKTATGTKNLRIQCDSSSFFLQTDPRSEQVVPRFDCVLKLIHHYMPSAGTGSSSKAGDGSAYFIYSGGEKIPLELLRPLASSMSSLQHLCRKTLNGHIDVSTKRDQLPHPLQEFLQEYDAPI; from the coding sequence ATGGTAACGCACAGTAGGCTTGACAGCGCCATGAGCAGCAGCCCCTTTGAAGGCGGCGTGCGCCTGCCCCCCCACCGGTACAAGACCTTCAGTTCTCGGGAGCAGTATCAGATGGTGCTCACGGCTGTGCGCAAACTGCAGGAGAGCGGCTTCTACTGGAGCACCGTGAGCGGGAAGGAGGCCAGCACTCTGCTGAGCTCCGAGCCCCCAGGCACCTTCTTGGTGCGGGACAGCTCGGACCACCACCACTTTTTCACGCTCAGCGTGAAAACGGCCACAGGCACCAAAAACCTACGCATCCAGTGCGATTCCTCCTCCTTCTTCCTGCAGACTGACCCACGGAGCGAACAGGTGGTGCCGCGCTTCGATTGTGTCCTCAAACTCATCCATCATTACATGCCCTCAGCCGGGACAGGGAGCTCCTCCAAAGCTGGAGACGGAAGTGCGTACTTCATTTACTCAGGAGGTGAGAAGATCCCCCTGGAGCTCCTGCGTCCGCTGGCATCCAGCATGTCTAGTCTGCAGCATCTATGTCGAAAGACTTTAAACGGTCATATAGACGTGTCCACCAAACGGGACCAGCTGCCACATCCACTCCAAGAGTTCCTCCAGGAGTACGATGCTCCTATCTAG